A region of the Gammaproteobacteria bacterium genome:
TCCGACTGCGGCAAATGCGCGAACGGGTGAATTCACCCCTCCGGGGATAACTTCGACAGCCTGTTCAAACAGTTTTTCAGAATTGGTCATGATTCTATGAATGAAACGAATGGATTCTCACATCATACAATAAACTACGGGGATCGATCCTGGATTTCAAACCGCCGTGCGGCGACCACAATTAGCAACAGTACCGGGAGACCGAGAATCGCGGTGATCAGGAAGAAGTCAGGATAACCGACCGCATCGACGATGGATCCCGAGTAACCTCCCAGCACCTTTGGTATCAAGGTCATCAGCGAGCTGAAGATCGCGAACTGCATAGCGGTAAAGGATATGTTGGTCAGACTCGACAGAAATGCGACGAAAGCGGCGCTCGCGATTCCCGCCGACAGGTTATCCGCCGAAATGATGACGTAAAGCCAGAACATATCGTAGCCAATGCTTGCCAGCAGCATGAACAACAGGTTGGTCGCCGCTGACAGCACCGCCCCTAAAAACAATATGCGCATTACGCCGAAACGCAGCGCGAGCAAACCCCCGAGAAAGCCGCCGGCGATCGTCATCAAT
Encoded here:
- a CDS encoding MFS transporter: LMTIAGGFLGGLLALRFGVMRILFLGAVLSAATNLLFMLLASIGYDMFWLYVIISADNLSAGIASAAFVAFLSSLTNISFTAMQFAIFSSLMTLIPKVLGGYSGSIVDAVGYPDFFLITAILGLPVLLLIVVAARRFEIQDRSP